In Deltaproteobacteria bacterium, a single window of DNA contains:
- a CDS encoding cyclase family protein: MAAKSFTELLKDSPKNWGRWGADDEVGALNFLTSEEVLRGVKAVKQGRVFMLGVPVARPGGDPIYPGRGQTTRTMAMDKGHYENGHAHAFPGGMEYADDVIFMYLQGTTQYDALGHVWYDNTLYNGYDAKTTIGGLKRCSVEKIANRGIVGRGILLDVARYKGVKHLQANEAITLDDLLKTAEMQKSPIEKHDILLIHTGWLKRFYDEGSDAFFPNKAMSEPGLAYSPELIKWFHEMEIPSFGTDTVASEQTMHPETGTFIPLHAALLRNLGVVFNEIDWLYDLAEDCAKDSQYAFMFVGAPLKVVGGAGSPVNPTVIK, encoded by the coding sequence ATGGCCGCAAAATCGTTTACGGAGTTATTAAAAGATAGTCCGAAAAACTGGGGGCGTTGGGGGGCTGATGATGAAGTCGGTGCCCTCAATTTTCTCACCAGTGAAGAAGTGCTGCGTGGAGTGAAGGCTGTCAAACAAGGACGAGTTTTTATGCTTGGTGTTCCAGTGGCGCGACCTGGAGGCGATCCGATTTACCCCGGTCGTGGGCAGACGACACGCACGATGGCGATGGATAAAGGTCACTATGAGAATGGTCATGCGCATGCGTTTCCTGGTGGTATGGAATATGCCGATGATGTGATCTTCATGTATCTGCAAGGCACCACGCAGTACGATGCGTTGGGACACGTTTGGTACGATAACACGCTCTACAACGGCTATGATGCCAAGACGACGATCGGCGGTCTGAAGCGATGTAGTGTCGAGAAGATTGCTAATCGTGGTATTGTCGGGCGCGGCATCCTGCTTGATGTTGCACGGTACAAAGGCGTCAAACATCTCCAAGCCAATGAAGCGATCACTCTTGATGACCTGTTGAAAACTGCCGAGATGCAGAAGTCACCAATTGAGAAGCACGATATTCTGCTGATCCACACTGGCTGGCTGAAACGATTCTACGACGAAGGTTCGGATGCGTTTTTTCCGAATAAGGCGATGAGTGAGCCAGGTCTCGCGTACAGTCCAGAATTGATCAAATGGTTTCACGAAATGGAAATTCCGTCGTTCGGCACCGATACCGTGGCTTCGGAACAGACAATGCATCCAGAAACCGGAACGTTCATTCCCTTGCATGCGGCCCTCCTCCGCAACCTTGGCGTTGTGTTCAATGAAATCGATTGGCTCTATGACCTGGCTGAGGATTGCGCGAAAGATAGCCAATATGCGTTCATGTTTGTCGGTGCACCGCTCAAAGTAGTTGGTGGCGCAGGCTCACCTGTCAATCCAACGGTAATCAAGTAA
- a CDS encoding tetratricopeptide repeat protein: MAAEVRERFARIVNSPEEELDLAEAALLIAKEEQPTLDIDAYLRRLDDLAAAVRSRLPEAPTVDDILLNLNIQLYREEGLRGNTSAYYDPENSFLNEVLDRKTGIPITLSVIYMEVARRLGLSLVGVGFPGHFLVKHVGPQSEKVLDPFLGGIELDQQQLTQKLQAMYGENNPYIAMIPQLLSAATKKEILIRMLRNLKGVYLQKNDFQRGLSVIDRILLIAPDMAMEIRDRGSVHHRLGHLQAALQDFQRYLQLAPNADDAEAVRTMIRRMTAQLN, from the coding sequence ATGGCGGCAGAAGTGCGGGAACGATTTGCACGAATTGTCAACAGCCCCGAAGAAGAACTTGACCTTGCCGAGGCGGCCCTCCTAATTGCGAAAGAGGAGCAACCGACCCTCGACATCGACGCCTACCTGCGTCGACTCGATGATCTGGCAGCAGCGGTACGTAGCCGCCTACCAGAGGCACCGACGGTGGATGACATTCTCCTCAACCTCAACATCCAGTTGTATCGAGAAGAAGGGCTGCGCGGGAACACCAGCGCTTACTACGACCCCGAGAATAGCTTTCTCAACGAGGTGCTCGACCGTAAAACTGGTATCCCCATCACACTCTCAGTGATTTACATGGAGGTGGCCCGGCGACTCGGGCTTTCACTGGTAGGGGTCGGGTTCCCAGGGCACTTCTTGGTCAAACATGTCGGACCACAGAGCGAAAAGGTGCTGGACCCTTTCCTTGGTGGGATTGAATTAGACCAGCAACAACTGACCCAGAAGTTGCAGGCGATGTACGGTGAGAACAATCCGTACATTGCCATGATTCCGCAGTTACTCAGTGCCGCCACTAAGAAGGAAATTCTGATTCGCATGCTGCGCAATTTGAAGGGCGTCTACTTGCAGAAGAATGATTTTCAGCGGGGACTCAGTGTGATCGATCGCATACTGTTGATTGCTCCGGATATGGCGATGGAAATACGTGACCGTGGTAGTGTGCATCATCGCCTCGGCCATCTGCAAGCCGCATTACAAGACTTCCAACGCTATCTCCAGCTCGCGCCGAATGCCGATGATGCCGAAGCCGTGCGGACCATGATCCGTCGTATGACAGCGCAGCTGAACTAG
- a CDS encoding phosphoesterase, whose translation MVVPPKSALHRLLRAAEEPGPLVILPHDNPDPDALASAAALRFLINQAQEDKEVVIALGGIVGRAENRAMLRYLNIDLVPIGEIDFRRPGQIALVDTQPGRRNNSLPAHVSPTIVIDHHPAYGTYEGVAFLDLRDEYGATSTILTEYLEETHVDVESKIATALFYGINAETQDLGREATPKDVAACQFLYPYTNKRRLAKIENARVPREYFKVFRDAIEGAVLYDKVVISVLHEVQYPDMVAEVADFLLRLDEAEWAMAIGFYSNSLFVSLRTTARDVNAGEILQKVLGSTSAGGHDMIAGGRITVATKGVGVEKAAVKIKDRLLKVLGVATAAAYDLVQ comes from the coding sequence ATGGTTGTTCCACCAAAGAGTGCGTTGCACCGATTGCTGCGGGCTGCTGAAGAACCGGGTCCGCTTGTCATTCTTCCTCACGATAACCCAGATCCTGACGCTTTGGCGAGTGCCGCGGCGTTACGCTTTCTCATTAATCAAGCGCAAGAAGATAAAGAAGTCGTTATTGCGCTTGGTGGTATTGTTGGGCGGGCAGAGAACCGGGCGATGCTGCGGTATCTGAATATCGATCTCGTGCCGATCGGTGAAATCGACTTTCGCCGACCCGGCCAGATTGCGTTGGTGGATACGCAACCTGGCCGCAGAAATAACTCGTTGCCAGCTCATGTCTCGCCGACGATTGTCATTGATCATCATCCTGCATACGGAACCTACGAGGGCGTGGCCTTTCTCGACCTGCGTGATGAGTATGGGGCGACCTCAACCATTCTGACTGAGTATTTGGAAGAGACGCATGTTGACGTCGAAAGCAAAATTGCCACGGCGCTCTTTTATGGCATCAATGCTGAGACCCAGGATCTTGGGCGTGAAGCGACTCCCAAGGATGTTGCCGCCTGTCAGTTCCTGTATCCGTATACCAATAAACGTCGGTTAGCGAAGATTGAGAATGCCCGTGTACCGCGGGAGTATTTCAAAGTCTTTCGTGATGCGATCGAAGGGGCGGTTCTGTATGACAAGGTCGTCATCTCGGTCTTGCACGAAGTCCAATACCCCGACATGGTTGCGGAAGTTGCCGACTTTCTCTTGCGCCTCGATGAAGCAGAATGGGCGATGGCGATTGGTTTTTATAGTAACAGTCTGTTTGTGTCTTTGCGGACGACTGCCCGAGACGTGAATGCCGGAGAAATCTTGCAAAAAGTGCTTGGTAGTACTTCTGCTGGCGGCCATGACATGATTGCTGGTGGTCGTATCACTGTCGCGACCAAAGGCGTGGGGGTAGAAAAAGCGGCAGTCAAAATTAAAGATCGCTTGCTGAAGGTACTTGGCGTCGCGACGGCTGCGGCATACGACTTGGTGCAATGA
- a CDS encoding acyl-CoA dehydrogenase has protein sequence MDFDYSPKVKDLQKRVQQFMDEHVYPNEDTYYNQVDTQGDRWQIPSIMEELKAKAKAAGLWNLFLPESRLGAGLTNLEYAPLCEIMGRIHWAPEVFNCSAPDTGNMEVLERYGKEEHKKQWLEPLLDGKIRSCFAMTEPAVASSDATNIESSIKREGDFYAINGRKWWSSGMGDPRCKIIIFMGKTDPNNPDRYKQQSQILIPRDTPGIRVVRMLHVFGYDDAPHGHAEVEFKDVRVPASNIILGEGRGFEIAQGRLGPGRIHHCMRLIGQAERALEKMCKRAISRVAFGKPVSEQTVTQERIAEARILIDQARLLVFKAAHMMDTAGNKVARKEIAMIKVAAPNMALQVIDWAMQVHGGGGVSQDFGLALAYAQARTLRFADGPDEVHRNQIARLELKKYQ, from the coding sequence ATGGATTTTGATTATTCACCAAAAGTGAAAGACCTGCAAAAGCGGGTGCAGCAGTTCATGGACGAGCATGTGTATCCCAATGAAGACACCTATTACAATCAGGTGGATACGCAAGGCGACCGCTGGCAAATTCCGTCGATCATGGAAGAGTTGAAAGCGAAGGCAAAGGCTGCTGGGCTCTGGAATCTTTTTCTTCCTGAAAGTCGTCTCGGCGCTGGTCTGACTAATCTCGAATATGCACCGCTCTGCGAAATCATGGGTCGCATCCACTGGGCCCCGGAAGTCTTCAACTGCTCCGCTCCAGACACTGGCAACATGGAAGTACTCGAACGCTACGGAAAGGAAGAGCATAAAAAGCAGTGGCTCGAACCGTTACTCGACGGCAAAATTCGCTCATGTTTTGCCATGACTGAGCCAGCCGTTGCGTCTTCTGACGCAACCAACATTGAATCCAGCATCAAACGCGAAGGTGACTTTTATGCCATCAATGGCCGCAAATGGTGGTCCTCTGGCATGGGCGACCCGCGCTGTAAGATCATCATCTTCATGGGCAAGACTGATCCCAACAATCCGGATCGTTACAAACAACAGTCACAGATTCTCATTCCCCGTGACACACCAGGCATCAGAGTTGTCCGCATGCTGCACGTCTTTGGTTATGACGATGCACCGCACGGACATGCGGAAGTCGAGTTCAAGGATGTCCGGGTCCCAGCCTCGAACATCATTCTCGGTGAAGGGCGCGGATTCGAGATCGCTCAAGGTCGTCTGGGCCCCGGTCGCATCCATCATTGCATGCGTCTGATTGGGCAAGCGGAACGAGCACTGGAAAAGATGTGCAAACGCGCAATCTCACGCGTCGCTTTTGGCAAGCCGGTTTCTGAACAAACAGTGACGCAAGAACGCATCGCAGAGGCACGCATTCTGATCGACCAAGCCCGGCTCTTAGTGTTCAAAGCTGCTCATATGATGGATACCGCAGGCAACAAAGTCGCGCGCAAAGAAATCGCCATGATCAAAGTCGCCGCACCTAACATGGCACTGCAAGTGATTGACTGGGCTATGCAGGTCCATGGTGGTGGTGGTGTCAGCCAAGACTTTGGTCTCGCCCTCGCCTATGCCCAAGCCCGCACGTTGCGATTCGCTGACGGACCAGACGAAGTACATCGTAATCAGATTGCCCGCTTGGAATTGAAGAAGTACCAATAA
- a CDS encoding CoA transferase, which translates to MAEQLLTGLKVVECGNMVSAAYLGKLFADLGAEVIKVEEPSGDLARKRGPFPGDTPHAEKSGLFLYLNANKQGVTLNLRTPRGHALVQSLCAQADLLIHNYRPAEMKDVGLDFDKLHYANPGLIMTTISYFGMTGPYKDFNAYEITGTNAGGWAFISPGASDYPELPPLKAFGHQADFQGGVHAAVATLGAYYHKLLTGQGQHVDVSIQECIAAILEMNFMHWTYGNKETSRLGRRSIYPWCMLDCKDGKVFVVNVEEDQWQRLVELMDNPEWATLDIFKDRVTRGQNYDALYPFLQEWAANWTVNDLYRAGQERRICFAPVNQMADLLASEHLKAREFFVQITHQVAGTLTYPGAPFKPSEGGYAIHRPAPILGQHNNEVYTKIGLSQSEIEELKKQNII; encoded by the coding sequence ATGGCAGAACAACTGCTCACCGGATTGAAGGTTGTCGAATGCGGTAACATGGTGTCGGCTGCGTATCTTGGCAAGCTCTTTGCCGATCTCGGAGCTGAGGTCATTAAAGTTGAAGAGCCCAGTGGAGATCTGGCGCGAAAACGCGGACCCTTCCCTGGTGATACGCCCCATGCAGAAAAAAGTGGCCTGTTCCTCTACCTCAATGCCAACAAACAGGGGGTGACGCTGAACCTGCGTACGCCGCGTGGCCACGCCCTGGTACAGAGTCTCTGTGCGCAAGCGGATCTGCTGATCCACAATTATCGGCCAGCGGAGATGAAAGACGTCGGGCTGGATTTCGACAAGCTGCATTATGCCAATCCCGGCCTCATCATGACGACGATCTCGTACTTTGGCATGACAGGGCCATACAAAGACTTCAATGCCTATGAAATTACCGGCACCAATGCCGGTGGTTGGGCGTTTATCAGCCCAGGCGCGTCGGATTATCCCGAGTTGCCGCCACTCAAAGCGTTTGGTCACCAAGCGGATTTTCAGGGCGGGGTGCATGCGGCGGTTGCAACTCTGGGTGCCTATTATCACAAGCTGCTGACTGGCCAGGGGCAGCACGTCGATGTATCAATCCAGGAATGCATTGCGGCAATCCTGGAGATGAATTTCATGCACTGGACATACGGCAACAAAGAGACTTCGCGGTTAGGGCGCCGCTCGATTTATCCCTGGTGTATGCTCGACTGCAAGGACGGCAAAGTCTTTGTTGTCAACGTCGAAGAAGATCAGTGGCAACGGCTGGTTGAACTGATGGATAACCCCGAGTGGGCGACACTTGACATCTTCAAGGATCGAGTGACGCGCGGGCAAAATTACGATGCGCTGTATCCATTCTTACAGGAGTGGGCAGCGAATTGGACGGTGAATGATCTGTATCGCGCAGGACAAGAGCGTCGTATCTGCTTTGCGCCGGTGAATCAGATGGCAGACCTGCTTGCTTCGGAGCATCTCAAAGCGCGTGAATTCTTTGTGCAGATCACTCACCAAGTTGCGGGCACCCTGACCTATCCAGGTGCGCCATTCAAACCGTCTGAAGGTGGCTATGCGATCCATCGTCCAGCACCAATACTCGGACAGCACAACAACGAGGTGTATACGAAGATCGGACTGTCACAGAGTGAGATAGAGGAGTTGAAGAAGCAGAACATCATATAA
- a CDS encoding (deoxy)nucleoside triphosphate pyrophosphohydrolase, translated as MPTIIRVSVGIITQGAQLLICQRRTTDLHASKWEFPGGKAQDDEDDATCLQRELREELQIDATVGELLGRTIFRYPNGRTVALTFFHVPTYTGGIVNTQFQELIWVKPETLLSYDFLEGDRNFVTDIVQGRWPLLFTNPQPRTPNPR; from the coding sequence ATGCCCACCATCATTCGCGTCTCCGTCGGCATTATCACCCAGGGTGCGCAGTTGCTGATCTGCCAACGACGCACGACAGATTTGCATGCCTCAAAGTGGGAATTTCCGGGTGGAAAAGCGCAAGACGACGAAGACGATGCAACCTGCTTGCAACGCGAGTTACGTGAGGAGTTGCAAATCGACGCGACAGTTGGTGAGTTATTAGGACGTACGATCTTTCGCTACCCGAATGGCAGAACTGTTGCGCTGACGTTCTTCCATGTGCCAACATATACAGGGGGCATCGTGAATACACAATTTCAAGAACTCATTTGGGTCAAGCCCGAAACTTTGCTCTCTTACGATTTTCTAGAGGGAGATCGAAACTTTGTTACCGATATCGTACAGGGTCGTTGGCCTTTGCTTTTTACCAATCCCCAACCCCGAACCCCCAACCCCCGGTAG
- a CDS encoding CoA transferase — MRRPLEGIRVTDFTWAWAGPYCTLQLAHLGAEVIRIESQKRPCVSRLIPSFADDTPGPNRAGYFNQYSQGKKSLQLDLAKPEAIEIAKSLVKKSDIVVQNFSAGAIDRMGLGYATLKQLKPGIIMISICGYGQTGPERQYMGYGPASVPLSGIASLTGYRDLGPAEVGISYGDPNAGIFGSFAALAALAYRQRTGKGVHVDLALWEALLVLQPEGLMDYSMNKSQPERDGNRDRWMAPHGCFKAKGDDDKWVTITCGTEAEWQALCRAMGKPELATDKRFADVTARKANEDALEETISAWTKERDRWEITDALQKVGVAAFPSMSNKDLATNAHLQARGYLVQKEHPEVGKRIHAGIPWQMSETPCEVQAAAPLRGQHTDYVLRDILGMSAAQVTKLREGQVLY, encoded by the coding sequence ATGCGTCGACCATTAGAAGGAATTCGCGTTACTGATTTTACTTGGGCTTGGGCGGGGCCGTATTGTACGCTGCAACTGGCGCATCTGGGGGCTGAGGTGATTCGTATCGAAAGCCAGAAACGCCCATGTGTCAGTCGGCTCATTCCATCTTTTGCTGATGATACGCCGGGACCGAACCGGGCAGGGTATTTCAATCAGTACAGTCAAGGAAAGAAGAGCTTGCAGCTTGATCTTGCTAAGCCTGAGGCGATCGAGATTGCCAAAAGTTTGGTCAAGAAAAGCGATATTGTCGTGCAGAACTTCTCAGCCGGGGCGATCGATCGTATGGGCCTTGGCTATGCGACGCTGAAGCAGCTCAAGCCTGGCATCATTATGATCTCCATTTGTGGCTATGGGCAGACTGGACCAGAGCGGCAGTATATGGGGTACGGACCAGCCTCGGTGCCGCTGTCAGGGATTGCGTCGCTAACCGGGTATCGCGATCTTGGGCCGGCTGAAGTTGGTATTTCTTATGGCGACCCGAATGCGGGCATCTTTGGTTCTTTTGCTGCGCTGGCCGCGCTAGCGTATCGTCAGCGTACTGGCAAAGGCGTGCATGTCGATCTGGCGCTGTGGGAAGCGCTCCTCGTATTGCAACCGGAAGGGTTGATGGATTACTCGATGAACAAGAGCCAACCCGAACGGGATGGGAATCGCGACCGTTGGATGGCCCCGCACGGGTGTTTCAAAGCCAAGGGCGATGATGACAAATGGGTCACCATAACCTGTGGTACTGAAGCCGAGTGGCAAGCCCTCTGTCGAGCGATGGGCAAGCCGGAGTTAGCGACTGACAAGCGCTTTGCTGATGTGACTGCACGGAAAGCCAACGAGGATGCACTTGAGGAAACGATCTCAGCCTGGACCAAGGAGCGTGATCGTTGGGAAATTACTGACGCGCTCCAGAAGGTTGGCGTCGCTGCGTTCCCCTCCATGAGCAACAAAGACTTAGCGACCAATGCTCACTTGCAGGCACGGGGGTATCTCGTGCAGAAAGAACATCCAGAAGTGGGGAAACGCATTCATGCTGGAATTCCCTGGCAGATGTCAGAAACTCCTTGTGAAGTGCAAGCGGCGGCACCGCTACGGGGGCAACACACTGATTATGTGCTGCGCGATATCCTTGGTATGTCAGCGGCACAGGTTACCAAATTGCGAGAAGGGCAAGTCCTCTACTAG
- a CDS encoding alpha/beta hydrolase, whose translation MPLPRIPRYSASGMSLISYDKLPSGVTYEVLPLMAEDRGESKGILYTKGGEKTVVCLMHPRADMTRHYAIPYLLEAGYAAWGQEGRWPSNDIACIHEMLIPDIAAGLKMLKERGFEKIVFIGNSGGGSLYSFYQSQAVTNPPGRLTNTPAGDPYDLNRFQLPPGDGLVILAAHLGEGKFLQKALDPSVTNEDDPLSCDPHLDMYNPANGFREPPESSKYSQEFIQQYRAGQTARVARIDAIAKRFIEEQRYFQELARQPEFDKLPAERRAFVGRRAMVGRYMEIHRTEANLTYADQSLCLSSRDYGSLWSPRPDLFNYHEAGFGKYQTPRAWLSTWSGLSSRAAVLDCVPKITVPTLVVNYTGDHAIYPEDSESIYQQSPASDKQFAQVDADHFGYPLPSTPNSGGRDGSMKVIVQWLKDRFPGR comes from the coding sequence ATGCCGCTCCCTCGCATTCCGCGTTATTCCGCATCAGGAATGAGCCTTATTTCGTATGACAAACTCCCTTCAGGTGTTACGTACGAAGTCCTGCCACTTATGGCTGAAGACCGTGGTGAGTCCAAGGGTATTCTCTATACCAAAGGCGGAGAAAAGACCGTCGTCTGTTTGATGCATCCACGAGCGGATATGACTCGGCACTATGCTATTCCCTATTTGCTAGAGGCTGGCTACGCAGCCTGGGGACAGGAAGGGCGCTGGCCGAGCAACGACATCGCCTGCATTCATGAAATGCTCATCCCCGATATTGCTGCTGGCCTCAAGATGCTCAAAGAGCGCGGGTTTGAGAAAATCGTGTTCATCGGCAACAGCGGTGGAGGGTCGCTGTATTCGTTCTATCAATCACAAGCAGTCACCAATCCTCCAGGACGTTTGACTAACACACCTGCCGGTGATCCATACGATTTGAATCGTTTTCAATTGCCACCAGGTGATGGGTTGGTCATTCTCGCGGCACATTTGGGGGAAGGAAAATTCTTGCAGAAGGCGCTTGATCCATCGGTAACCAATGAGGATGATCCGCTTTCCTGTGATCCTCACCTTGATATGTACAATCCTGCAAATGGATTCCGTGAGCCACCCGAGTCCAGCAAGTACAGTCAGGAGTTTATTCAACAGTATCGAGCTGGGCAAACTGCCCGTGTTGCCCGGATCGATGCCATCGCCAAGCGATTCATTGAAGAGCAGCGTTACTTTCAGGAACTGGCACGGCAGCCGGAGTTCGACAAGTTGCCAGCCGAGCGACGGGCATTCGTTGGTCGCCGAGCGATGGTTGGTCGTTACATGGAGATTCATCGTACTGAAGCCAATTTGACCTATGCCGACCAATCGCTATGTCTATCTTCGCGGGATTACGGATCGCTGTGGTCACCGCGCCCTGATCTGTTCAATTATCATGAGGCTGGGTTTGGCAAATATCAGACCCCACGTGCATGGCTCAGTACGTGGTCGGGTTTATCGTCGCGGGCTGCGGTATTGGACTGCGTTCCCAAGATCACCGTTCCAACACTGGTAGTGAATTATACTGGCGACCATGCAATTTACCCGGAGGATTCTGAGTCGATTTATCAGCAATCGCCAGCGTCAGACAAACAGTTTGCCCAGGTGGATGCCGATCACTTCGGCTATCCTTTGCCGTCAACGCCAAACTCCGGCGGGCGTGATGGGTCGATGAAAGTGATAGTGCAGTGGCTGAAAGATCGGTTTCCGGGAAGGTAG
- a CDS encoding AI-2E family transporter, which yields MTRQQLFAAFFFAVFLFLLSQLYALFAIFLKPLMWTVILVLTFYPIFAVFLRWLGGRRSAAALAITMFILLLVMVPLSLLSSLLTTQMFEFDDGMKSAAESGQLQNLLSSWRDTALGQLWDKWSPRIARFDIDVPKLLLTAANNTTQYIVTHVPDVAKNLLVLLLNASIVSFSLFFLFRDGEEFFHAFRDLIPMQPHHKEAIFHQFYETVSAVVQGMVVTAVVQGILAWIGFSVVGLHYSFFLGCASAVASLQPLGGAAAVWLPAAIYIGLNGSWPWAIGLIVYGVVVISGIDNVIKPLIIGERTKLPTLFLFFGILGGLQAYGFLGVFLGPVVLATIMAFVKIYRQEYAHEQEAEPPQPLTQSVASEPIAIEHSASQSPKATP from the coding sequence ATGACTCGCCAGCAATTATTCGCCGCCTTCTTCTTCGCCGTCTTCCTCTTTCTCCTCTCTCAGCTCTACGCCCTCTTTGCTATCTTTCTTAAACCGTTGATGTGGACGGTTATCCTGGTCCTCACCTTCTATCCTATATTCGCCGTGTTCCTTCGTTGGCTCGGTGGTCGACGTTCGGCGGCAGCCCTCGCCATCACGATGTTTATTCTGCTCCTCGTCATGGTGCCATTGTCGTTGCTTTCTAGCCTTTTGACGACCCAGATGTTCGAGTTTGATGACGGCATGAAGAGTGCGGCTGAATCTGGTCAATTGCAGAATTTGTTGTCGAGTTGGCGTGACACCGCACTAGGACAACTGTGGGACAAGTGGTCTCCTCGGATCGCCAGATTTGATATCGACGTACCGAAACTCTTGCTCACTGCCGCCAACAATACAACGCAATACATCGTGACTCATGTTCCAGATGTCGCGAAAAATCTGCTTGTCCTGTTGCTAAACGCTTCGATCGTCAGCTTCAGTCTCTTTTTTCTCTTCCGCGACGGGGAAGAGTTTTTTCACGCCTTTCGTGATTTGATCCCGATGCAGCCTCATCATAAAGAGGCCATCTTCCATCAATTCTATGAAACGGTGTCCGCTGTCGTGCAGGGCATGGTGGTCACAGCCGTTGTGCAAGGAATTCTAGCGTGGATAGGTTTTAGTGTCGTCGGGCTCCACTACAGTTTTTTCCTCGGCTGTGCTTCAGCAGTCGCATCATTACAACCACTGGGCGGTGCCGCTGCCGTGTGGCTACCAGCCGCAATCTATATCGGCTTGAACGGCTCATGGCCGTGGGCCATCGGATTGATTGTGTACGGAGTCGTGGTCATCAGTGGCATTGATAACGTCATCAAGCCACTGATTATCGGGGAGCGCACCAAACTGCCGACTCTGTTCTTATTCTTCGGCATTCTGGGTGGTCTGCAGGCGTATGGGTTTCTCGGCGTGTTTCTTGGGCCAGTTGTACTTGCGACGATTATGGCGTTCGTCAAGATCTATCGGCAGGAGTATGCGCACGAGCAAGAGGCAGAGCCGCCTCAACCGCTCACGCAGAGTGTCGCCTCCGAGCCGATAGCAATCGAGCACAGCGCTTCGCAATCGCCAAAAGCTACACCTTAA